Proteins from a genomic interval of Pseudophryne corroboree isolate aPseCor3 chromosome 4, aPseCor3.hap2, whole genome shotgun sequence:
- the LOC134911131 gene encoding uncharacterized protein LOC134911131 encodes MLMAQPMKHRPRSAPIITNAYVQNKREDEGLSVKLDSIHYQHHADLIRLRQTVDPIVRLRKNLLTQRAITHQSSLEHVMDEIHAYKKDKHCSGLSKSHLPASTEVYVSNGESSKWLPTPFSQSFPSIPHNLYKHGESKTFSVITNGRRLPVMDNSKTKSTETALKHLEASEKPARKARAMSPVQRVPTRNMELLTYKELSKIACLENITMRELERQKLQVQMDKHQLCQTLHRALQERVHTFLKKIDEVDCSNSDQVINADKDFYETSGKTTKKN; translated from the coding sequence ATGTTAATGGCGCAACCTATGAAACACAGGCCCAGGTCCGCACCGATTATTACCAATGCGTATGTGCAGAACAAGAGAGAGGATGAGGGTCTGTCTGTCAAACTGGACAGCATACACTACCAGCACCATGCGGACCTGATTAGGCTGAGGCAAACTGTGGACCCCATTGTCCGACTAAGGAAAAATCTGCTCACCCAAAGGGCCATTACACATCAGTCATCACTGGAGCACGTCATGGATGAAATCCATGCCTACAAAAAAGATAAGCACTGCTCAGGTCTCAGCAAGAGCCATCTGCCTGCTAGTACAGAGGTCTACGTCAGCAATGGTGAAAGTTCAAAATGGCTGCCTACTCCATTTTCTCAGAGCTTTCCCAGCATCCCACACAACTTATACAAACATGGGGAAAGCAAGACTTTTTCTGTAATCACAAATGGGAGAAGACTTCCAGTCATGGACAACTCAAAGACAAAATCTACTGAAACTGCATTGAAACATCTAGAGGCCTCTGAAAAACCTGCAAGGAAAGCTAGAGCAATGTCACCTGTGCAGAGGGTACCAACCAGAAACATGGAACTGCTGACGTACAAGGAGCTGAGTAAGATTGCATGTCTAGAAAACATCACCATGAGAGAACTCGAGAGGCAGAAGCTACAAGTGCAGATGGATAAACATCAACTCTGTCAAACGCTCCACAGGGCTCTTCAAGAGAGAGTACACACTTTCCTCAAGAAGATTGACGAGGTGGACTGCAGTAACTCTGATCAAGTTATAAATGCAGACAAGGACTTTTATGAGACCTCTGGAAAAACAACCAAGAAAAACTAA